Proteins encoded in a region of the Synergistota bacterium genome:
- a CDS encoding D-glycerate dehydrogenase, which translates to MAKLKLFMSRKLFPDIIKKLYDYYDVEIWDRHEEIPYDVLLTKVRDIDAFASLLSDRIDCNLLNEARNLKIIAQYAVGYNNIDLECATRKGIYVTNTPDVLTDATAELTWALLLATARNIVVADHFVRFGEWDRGKVAWHPEMFLGHQLSGKVLGIIGLGRIGKRVAEYGKAFRMKVIYHNRKRDEKAERELGVEYKALDELLSSSDFITIHTPLTQETYHMIGERELKLMKKTAILVNVARGPVVDTPALVRALREGWIAGAGLDVFEEEPLPANHELTSLKNVVMVPHIGSATYDTRRAMAQLVVDNLIAFAKGEIPPTLVNKEVLKAKGG; encoded by the coding sequence ATGGCCAAGCTTAAGCTTTTTATGTCAAGAAAGCTTTTTCCAGACATAATTAAGAAGCTCTATGATTACTACGATGTCGAGATCTGGGATAGGCATGAGGAGATACCCTATGATGTGCTTTTAACTAAGGTCAGAGATATAGATGCCTTTGCCTCTCTACTAAGCGATAGGATAGATTGTAATTTGTTAAATGAGGCCAGGAACCTTAAGATAATCGCTCAATATGCTGTGGGATATAACAACATAGATTTAGAGTGTGCTACTAGGAAAGGGATTTATGTAACCAACACCCCTGATGTTTTAACCGACGCTACCGCTGAGCTCACATGGGCTTTGCTATTAGCTACTGCAAGGAATATAGTGGTTGCGGATCACTTTGTCAGATTTGGAGAGTGGGATAGGGGGAAGGTCGCCTGGCATCCAGAAATGTTTTTAGGACATCAGCTATCGGGTAAGGTTTTGGGTATAATAGGTTTAGGTAGGATTGGAAAAAGGGTTGCGGAGTATGGCAAGGCCTTTAGAATGAAGGTAATCTACCACAATAGAAAGAGGGATGAAAAGGCCGAAAGGGAGTTAGGTGTGGAATATAAGGCCTTAGATGAGCTCTTATCCTCTTCTGACTTTATTACCATTCATACTCCATTAACGCAAGAGACCTATCATATGATAGGTGAGCGTGAGCTTAAGCTCATGAAGAAAACTGCGATACTGGTTAATGTGGCAAGAGGTCCTGTGGTCGATACTCCCGCCTTGGTTAGGGCTTTAAGGGAAGGATGGATAGCCGGTGCTGGCCTTGATGTCTTTGAGGAGGAGCCCCTGCCGGCTAATCACGAGCTCACCTCTTTGAAAAACGTGGTTATGGTTCCTCATATAGGCAGCGCTACTTACGATACAAGAAGGGCCATGGCCCAGCTTGTGGTTGATAACTTGATAGCTTTTGCTAAGGGTGAGATTCCTCCAACTCTCGTTAACAAGGAGGTTCTCAAAGCGAAAGGGGGATAG
- a CDS encoding heavy metal translocating P-type ATPase encodes MKGDFKKSFTVTGMTCVNCARIVERALLNIPGVSFASVNLATSSAFLISEREISFEIIKKAVEDVGYGASEEPVEELESKRYKEAKRNLLLAWLLTIPLMLFMIHHMFVGHSKSFILFESVAVPLIIFGAGRGALRGAWIAIRHGHANMDTLIAVGALSSWLTSLLNLFAFKINPFGTIGAMVITLHVTGRFIESRLRDRATKEVKGLLKLRSKEARILLNDEEITLPVEALKEGFLILVKPGERIPADGVIVEGRSSVDESFISGEAMPVLKGEGDEVIGGSLNLLRPIKIRVSKVGEDSFLNQMIRLIEEAQGSKIPIQALADRITYFFVPLVFSLAVISAFVWFFSFESLLPFLNWLRRFFPWSVPIQDPFSLSIFVFIATLVIACPCALGLATPMALAVGSGLLAKRGLLVRNAEAIQTSKDVKALLVDKTGTLTLGKPTVVFHNLDAETMKIVSSMEKASCHPLAQAIASLHPDSLALDLKDVREIAGEGVSAFLNGDEYFVGRPADYSLYDRYLIDGKTVVEVRKNNKPIGFIVIEDPIRDDSFEAVQRLKGMGIKVVMVTGDGKRTAQAVARKVGIDEVWAEVKPSDKLSIVRRYQVEGLKVAMVGDGMNDAPALKGADIGIAMGSGVDLAIEGADVVIIGGGISKVVDLVSISSKIFNIIKGNLFWAFFYNLVAIPMAMMGLLHPVVAEVAMILSSITVIANSLRIREVS; translated from the coding sequence GTGAAAGGGGATTTTAAAAAGAGCTTTACCGTAACAGGTATGACTTGCGTTAACTGTGCGAGGATTGTGGAGAGGGCTCTCCTTAATATCCCTGGTGTGAGCTTCGCATCAGTTAACTTAGCAACGTCTTCCGCTTTCTTAATTTCTGAAAGGGAAATATCTTTCGAGATAATCAAAAAGGCTGTAGAGGATGTGGGATATGGGGCTTCTGAGGAGCCAGTTGAGGAGCTTGAGTCAAAGCGCTACAAGGAAGCGAAGAGGAATCTACTTTTAGCCTGGTTGCTTACTATCCCGCTAATGCTCTTTATGATTCATCATATGTTTGTTGGTCATAGTAAGAGCTTCATCTTATTCGAGAGTGTAGCGGTTCCTCTTATCATTTTTGGAGCTGGTAGAGGTGCCTTAAGGGGTGCTTGGATAGCCATAAGGCATGGGCATGCTAACATGGATACGCTAATAGCAGTGGGTGCTCTTTCCTCATGGTTAACCTCTCTATTAAACTTATTTGCGTTTAAGATAAACCCCTTTGGTACCATAGGCGCTATGGTGATAACTCTTCATGTAACTGGTAGATTTATAGAATCTCGCTTGAGAGATAGGGCTACTAAGGAAGTAAAGGGTCTTCTTAAGCTCAGAAGTAAAGAGGCAAGGATATTGCTTAATGATGAGGAGATCACCCTTCCTGTAGAGGCATTAAAGGAAGGGTTTTTAATTTTAGTTAAGCCTGGGGAAAGGATACCTGCCGATGGGGTTATAGTTGAGGGAAGGTCCTCGGTTGATGAATCTTTCATAAGCGGTGAGGCTATGCCTGTTTTAAAGGGTGAGGGAGACGAAGTTATAGGTGGCTCCTTAAATCTTTTAAGGCCCATTAAGATTAGGGTGAGTAAGGTGGGTGAAGATAGTTTCTTAAATCAGATGATAAGGCTCATAGAGGAGGCTCAAGGTAGCAAGATTCCTATACAGGCTTTGGCTGACAGGATAACCTATTTCTTTGTTCCCCTTGTTTTTTCTCTTGCGGTGATAAGCGCTTTCGTTTGGTTTTTTAGCTTTGAAAGCTTGCTTCCATTTCTTAATTGGCTTAGGCGCTTCTTCCCATGGAGCGTGCCAATTCAGGACCCTTTTAGCCTCTCTATATTCGTTTTTATAGCTACCCTTGTAATAGCTTGTCCTTGCGCCTTAGGTCTTGCTACTCCCATGGCCTTAGCTGTGGGAAGCGGGCTTTTAGCGAAGAGAGGCCTATTGGTGAGAAATGCTGAGGCGATTCAGACCTCAAAGGATGTGAAGGCTCTCTTAGTTGACAAAACTGGGACTTTAACCTTAGGGAAGCCGACCGTTGTATTTCATAATCTAGATGCAGAAACCATGAAAATAGTCTCGAGCATGGAAAAAGCCTCATGTCATCCATTGGCTCAGGCTATAGCTTCATTGCATCCTGATAGCTTAGCTTTAGATTTAAAGGATGTAAGGGAGATCGCCGGTGAGGGAGTATCAGCCTTTCTTAACGGTGATGAGTACTTTGTGGGAAGGCCGGCAGATTATTCCCTCTATGATAGATATTTGATCGATGGTAAGACCGTGGTCGAGGTTAGGAAGAATAATAAGCCTATAGGCTTTATAGTAATTGAGGATCCTATAAGGGATGATTCCTTCGAGGCCGTTCAGAGGCTTAAAGGGATGGGCATTAAAGTGGTAATGGTGACCGGAGACGGTAAAAGGACCGCTCAAGCTGTGGCAAGAAAGGTTGGCATAGATGAAGTTTGGGCTGAGGTTAAGCCCTCTGATAAGCTTAGCATAGTTAGAAGGTATCAGGTTGAAGGGCTTAAAGTTGCGATGGTGGGAGATGGGATGAACGATGCTCCTGCCCTTAAGGGTGCGGATATAGGTATAGCTATGGGCTCTGGGGTAGATTTGGCTATAGAGGGCGCCGATGTGGTAATTATAGGTGGGGGGATTTCTAAGGTTGTTGACTTAGTTAGCATATCCAGTAAGATCTTTAATATCATAAAGGGTAACCTCTTTTGGGCTTTCTTTTATAACTTAGTTGCTATCCCCATGGCTATGATGGGGCTGCTTCACCCTGTAGTGGCTGAGGTTGCCATGATATTGAGCTCCATAACTGTGATAGCTAACTCCTTAAGGATAAGGGAGGTAAGTTAA
- a CDS encoding DUF523 and DUF1722 domain-containing protein yields the protein MPRVLISRCFFEPVRYDGGEVRDSIVDKIKPFIDPIIFCPEVELGLGIPRPKIILVKEGSEKRLYQPDTGRDLTKDMRVMIREFLSTIGKLDGAILKSKSPSCGVGSAKLYKGNIVIGKADGFLVDGLRELFSGLPIEDEGRLRNKSFYHHFLTQIFALARLRGLLENPSPAGLVEFHTSYKFILKACNERLYRELGRIVANGDMPFEEKLKLYSDLFKETLTRKPTRPRHANILYHLAGYFTKRIKPKERDHLLGLIERYRAGEIDLRTPLEVIRSLAIRFEESYVLGQMYLTPFKEDLWG from the coding sequence ATGCCTAGGGTTTTAATAAGTAGGTGTTTCTTTGAGCCTGTGCGCTATGATGGAGGAGAGGTAAGAGATTCTATAGTTGATAAGATAAAGCCTTTTATTGATCCTATTATCTTTTGTCCCGAGGTTGAATTAGGTTTGGGTATTCCTCGCCCCAAGATAATCCTGGTAAAGGAAGGCTCTGAAAAGAGGCTCTATCAGCCAGATACGGGCAGGGATCTGACCAAGGATATGAGGGTGATGATCAGGGAGTTTCTATCTACGATCGGAAAGCTTGACGGAGCTATTTTAAAGAGCAAGTCTCCATCCTGTGGTGTTGGATCGGCTAAGCTTTATAAGGGGAATATAGTTATAGGTAAAGCTGATGGCTTTTTGGTGGATGGCTTAAGGGAGTTGTTTTCAGGATTGCCCATTGAGGATGAGGGAAGGCTCAGAAATAAAAGCTTTTATCATCATTTCCTCACTCAGATCTTCGCTTTAGCAAGGCTAAGAGGTCTTCTTGAAAATCCATCCCCAGCTGGGCTTGTTGAGTTCCATACCTCTTATAAGTTTATTTTAAAGGCCTGTAATGAGAGACTTTATAGGGAGCTTGGACGAATTGTGGCGAATGGAGATATGCCCTTTGAAGAGAAGTTGAAATTATACTCAGATCTCTTTAAGGAGACGCTGACGCGTAAACCCACTCGCCCTAGGCATGCTAATATTCTATATCATCTCGCTGGATACTTTACTAAGAGGATTAAGCCTAAGGAGAGAGATCATCTATTAGGCTTGATAGAAAGGTATAGAGCTGGTGAGATAGATTTAAGAACGCCCCTTGAGGTTATAAGAAGCCTTGCTATTCGCTTTGAGGAGAGTTATGTTCTCGGTCAGATGTATCTAACCCCTTTCAAAGAAGATCTATGGGGTTGA
- a CDS encoding heavy-metal-associated domain-containing protein, with protein MKYILKVPNISCDHCKKRIAKALEELGLKDFNISVEEKKIELNTENIEPILKKLSDIGYPASYSFKCG; from the coding sequence ATGAAGTATATTCTTAAAGTTCCTAATATCTCTTGCGATCATTGTAAGAAGAGGATAGCGAAGGCTCTGGAAGAGCTAGGTTTAAAGGATTTCAATATAAGCGTCGAGGAGAAAAAGATCGAGCTTAACACCGAGAATATAGAGCCTATTCTTAAAAAGCTTAGTGATATAGGATATCCTGCTTCATACTCTTTCAAATGTGGTTAG
- a CDS encoding phenylacetate--CoA ligase yields the protein MLEELKNLIERAKERIPFYRERLKDVDPSKIKALSDLKYIPFTTKEDLRERHFEDFLAVPEEEVVRIHSTSGTTGRPVIIAYTKRDVEDWTEMMVRSLRLAGVTPKDRIQITPGYGLWTAGIGFQSGAEALGAWVIPMGPGNTERQIEYMMMMKTTVITGTASYGLFLAEEINRRGLRDRLHLRKGIFGAEIWGDKRRKKIEELLGIESFDIYGMTEVYGPGIGIDCQLHEGIHYWSDYLVFEVIDPSTGDVLPPGEEGEIVITTLRKEAMPLIRFRTRDIGSLIPEPCKCGFPFPRISRIRGRTDDVITFKGVKILPSLFEEVISAVDGVDSEYEVHLYTDKGMDKMLVRVEINDGRDPREIERELEDLFRKKAGVKADFELLQAGTLPRYEKKAKRIIDRREQ from the coding sequence ATGCTTGAGGAACTCAAAAATTTAATTGAAAGGGCAAAAGAGAGAATCCCCTTTTACAGGGAGCGTCTAAAGGATGTTGATCCCTCAAAGATTAAGGCTCTCTCCGATTTAAAGTATATCCCTTTCACCACTAAGGAGGATTTAAGGGAGAGGCATTTTGAGGATTTTCTTGCTGTTCCTGAGGAAGAGGTGGTAAGGATTCACTCTACTTCTGGTACCACTGGTAGGCCTGTTATCATAGCTTACACTAAGAGGGATGTGGAGGATTGGACGGAGATGATGGTTCGCTCCTTAAGGCTTGCTGGTGTGACCCCTAAAGATAGAATTCAAATAACTCCTGGATACGGGCTTTGGACTGCAGGGATAGGGTTTCAGAGTGGAGCTGAGGCCTTAGGGGCCTGGGTTATCCCTATGGGGCCAGGTAATACGGAGAGGCAGATAGAGTATATGATGATGATGAAGACCACGGTTATAACGGGAACCGCATCTTATGGGCTTTTCTTAGCAGAGGAGATAAATCGTAGAGGCCTAAGAGATAGGCTTCACTTGAGGAAAGGTATCTTTGGGGCAGAGATTTGGGGAGATAAGAGGAGAAAGAAGATAGAGGAGTTATTAGGTATTGAGAGTTTTGATATATATGGTATGACGGAGGTCTATGGTCCTGGAATAGGTATAGATTGTCAGCTTCATGAGGGTATACATTATTGGTCTGACTACTTAGTGTTTGAGGTGATAGATCCTTCAACAGGTGACGTTCTTCCCCCCGGAGAAGAGGGGGAGATTGTAATAACTACCCTAAGGAAGGAAGCCATGCCCTTAATAAGGTTTAGAACGAGGGATATAGGGAGCTTAATCCCTGAACCGTGTAAATGCGGTTTTCCGTTTCCAAGGATATCTAGGATAAGGGGTAGAACTGATGATGTAATAACCTTTAAGGGCGTTAAGATACTTCCCTCTTTATTTGAAGAAGTTATATCTGCAGTTGATGGAGTGGACAGCGAATATGAGGTCCACCTTTATACCGATAAGGGCATGGATAAGATGCTAGTTAGGGTAGAGATAAATGATGGAAGAGATCCTAGGGAGATAGAGAGGGAGCTTGAGGATCTCTTTAGGAAAAAAGCGGGAGTAAAAGCGGATTTCGAGCTTCTTCAAGCCGGGACTCTGCCTAGGTATGAGAAGAAGGCGAAAAGGATAATAGATAGGAGAGAGCAGTGA
- a CDS encoding D-glycerate dehydrogenase: protein MRVLVTYRIPEVGLKALRERFEVDLNEEERLLTKEELLERIRDVDGVVTMLADPVDKEFIDAGKKLKVIANYAVGYNNIDVGYATQKGIYVTHTPGAMTNAVAEVTLALMLAVSRRIVEADKYVRAGKFKGWKPGLFLGPGLAGKTLGIIGLGRIGRAVARRAKSFNMKVLYYSRTRLPEDLEGDLGVKYMPLEDLLKESDFVTLHVPLTQETHHLLDERRLFMMKKGAFLINASRGPVVDEKALVKALKAGHLGGAGLDVYEREPQIEPELLEMDNVVLLPHIGAASSDAMDRMAIMVADCVIKALSGEKPVYLVPEQKKVFGS, encoded by the coding sequence ATGAGAGTTTTGGTAACCTATAGGATACCTGAGGTCGGTCTGAAGGCTCTAAGAGAGAGATTTGAGGTGGACTTAAACGAGGAGGAGAGGCTTTTAACTAAGGAGGAGCTTCTTGAAAGGATCAGGGATGTGGATGGGGTTGTAACTATGCTCGCTGACCCTGTGGATAAGGAGTTTATTGATGCTGGAAAGAAGCTTAAGGTCATAGCTAATTATGCTGTAGGATACAACAACATAGATGTGGGATATGCTACGCAGAAGGGGATATATGTGACCCATACGCCTGGCGCTATGACGAATGCCGTTGCGGAAGTCACCTTAGCCTTAATGCTTGCCGTTTCAAGAAGAATAGTTGAAGCGGATAAGTACGTAAGGGCTGGCAAGTTTAAAGGATGGAAGCCTGGGCTTTTCCTTGGGCCTGGTCTTGCTGGGAAGACCCTTGGCATAATAGGCCTCGGAAGGATAGGAAGAGCTGTAGCAAGAAGGGCTAAAAGCTTTAACATGAAAGTTCTCTATTATAGTAGGACAAGGCTTCCTGAAGACTTAGAGGGAGATTTAGGTGTAAAATACATGCCTCTTGAGGATCTCCTTAAAGAGTCCGACTTCGTTACTCTTCATGTTCCTCTAACTCAGGAGACTCATCATCTTCTTGATGAGAGAAGGCTTTTCATGATGAAGAAAGGAGCTTTTCTTATAAACGCCTCTAGGGGACCTGTAGTTGATGAGAAGGCCTTAGTGAAGGCCTTAAAGGCAGGTCATCTCGGTGGAGCTGGGCTCGACGTTTACGAAAGGGAACCCCAGATAGAGCCGGAGCTTTTAGAGATGGATAATGTGGTTTTGCTTCCTCATATAGGTGCTGCCTCCTCTGATGCTATGGATAGGATGGCGATAATGGTAGCTGATTGTGTAATAAAAGCCTTAAGCGGAGAGAAACCCGTTTATCTAGTTCCCGAGCAGAAGAAGGTCTTCGGAAGCTAA